Genomic DNA from Octopus bimaculoides isolate UCB-OBI-ISO-001 chromosome 3, ASM119413v2, whole genome shotgun sequence:
GCTGGAATTAAGAAGGGTTGACTTGGTTAAACGAAATGTAAGCAAATTATagataaaatgacaaaatgagtgaatgaataagTGTCTATGTGGTtacttggcctgctagaaatggcagctacaTCTTCTTCAGCTTTACTTTACCATTTTAACTAAGGATAATGTAGTGCTATGTTCTCCTCAAGAATAAGATGGTTACAGTTGAGATTCTTTTGATCTAGGATTAAACAGCAAAGCATAATTTTGGAGGATGTGAGGTTACCTTGTAGACAGACCCTTATAACTAGGCCACCATGAAAAACTGCGTAGATAAATTGTTTATGGAAATGAAAGGCTCCTTGTTCTTGTGACACTTACTGAAAGAAAAGTTTTGACTAAATGAAACCAAAGTATATTTGGAACATTCGTTTCTCTtgtgaaggggaaaaaaatctgATGACTAACCTGTACCAGTTTAGTTGAAGAAGTATGGCCAGACCTAGTGTTAACTGAGAACCAAGGAATACAAGAGCTTCAAAACGACTTATTTCTCCAGCAGCTATAGGTCGTGTCACAGTTCGTGTTACCTGAAACAAGAATTTATCTACGTTATACACAAGAACCATTTTAATCCTTGTATGGTTGTTATTGACTTACCCCCTtgcccaaacttgctggccttgtaccaaaatttgaaaccaatatttacatctacactatGTCTCAATCAATCTGATGCTCATTTGCCACCAACAATCTAATTCCTGGATGAGTACAAATACCGAGTTAGATTCGAAGAagctttatttctaaactaagagTAATAATGTTCTTATTCACTactctacagacacatgtacaattaattcTACATTTCTAagtcatttaatttcattaaagatAGCCATATAGAGCTGAAATCAGTGCTGAGTTTACTGATTGAGTAATCAGCAACTATTTGCAGACACAGACCCTCCTTAGTTTCCTCAGATTCTATTCTTCAAttatatgtgctgcttctttgaTTTTTCTAACTTTCCACTGCAGCTGTCAAGTGATTATGGAAATTTCATACAACAGTGGAATATGTTTTTCTTCTCATGCAGCATATATGCTCAACCATTCCTGATTAAGATACTTCTTTAGTTAAGGCTTTCTAATGTTCCTCTATCTTGACTTCTAGAGATTGTTGAGTTTCAACTTTATAAGAAATAAAACCTTCACAAATGCAGAGGAAAAAGCAGATCAAACTGTCTCAAATACAtatctgttatttgttttatttacctTGGAAGATAAAGTCAAATCCAGTgggaactgaatccagaatctAAAAGTACACAATTATTCTGTTTGgcactctaccgattctgctCTGCCACAGCTGTAATGATTCCTAACCCAATCAACATAGTCAACAAAAACATCATCACATTATTTTaggtaaaacaaaaatcaaatgacaaaaataaactaaCTTTCTTATCAAAGTCTCTGTCCCACATGTCATTGATAATGCAACCACTTCCACGCATTATTAATGCCCCAACCCCAAATAATGTCAACATTTTCAAGTCTGGAAGATGACCAGGTGTAGCAGCCATAGCTATACTCCAAGTGCAAGGCCAGTATAATAGCCATGTTCCTGAAAATATAAgaacattgaaataatttttatggaaaattttgtttgtttgtatttttgggATGGGTTAAGATTAGATCACGAagactatcttttattttttacttgtttcaatcatttgactatggccatgctggggcactgtcttgaagggttttaatcaaacaaatcaacctcagaacttatttttttaaaagctaggtacttattctagcagtctctttttgccaaactgctaagttacagggatataaacacaccaacaacgattgtcaagtggtgagggacaaacagacataaagacacaaacacacatatcatcatcgtttaacgtccgctttccatgctagcatgggttggacgatttgactgaggactggtgcaaccggatggctacaccaggctccaatctaatttggcagagtttctacagctaaatgGAACCCTGTGATTGGGGAGCAAGCTTTTAACCACTAGCTGATAAATATTAAAGAGGTATGACATGGAAAATTTGTAAAGAATTTGagaatataaatttgaataaaaacaaGATGAGTTTAATCTATAtgacaagaagaatataaaatttcGATTTTTACCAATTGGTTTATCTAAGCGTATAAGTCTTAAATATGGTTGGATATGTTGAGGTGCAGCAGTGACTATCTTTTGTGTAGAAAATGAGAAATGACGATTGCTTTCATTTGGTATTCTTGATAAGGAACCACATTGCTTCTTCAAAATAATGTGTTTTTGAGATTCAGAGCTATATTTGAAACCTCTTGATTCTTGTAAGTAATCCTTTTGAGTACTTTGAAAATAGTTTCCAATTGTTGGAAGGACAAAAGATGCTGGAACTCGAGTAGACAAGCAAGTGGTTATATGTGGACAAAGGAATTTAGCCAGTAATTTATTTGACAGCATCTTTAATCTAAAACATACAAAGATAGAAATTATAAGATGGATTTTTAATAACTTTTGATTATTGTTAATTCATAGAATGAAATTAagatctgaaatattttcttaattattgcATAATATTCTTCACTCAATGTGAAGGTTCATTCATAAAAAAGGTACATTTACTAAAGTCGTCAATATAATACAGTAGTAGAGCTGCCACTGACAAAGGAAGGAGACTATggttaatgtagtcttagatatataaaaaaaaaaaacactccagAAAGGTCACAGTAGGAATAGTCTAAAACCTGGAGAATCCTTCTCTACTGCTGTAAAAAGGGTAAAAAATAAAGActcttttggtcatgaatgactacgGGATTGCACTTCGAAAGTTTCCCtcccaaggcacaagtctgggcaaggttgtttatggaagaccagcagttgtccatgcataccagcctctccatgccaccagcggtatccaagggaaaagcaaaggccaatacagctagGCACAAGTGACGTTGCAACTAATTTCTACAagtgagttaactggagcaatgcgaaataaagtgtcttgctcaagaacacaacacacaacccactATGGGAAATGAACTCACTAGCTCATGGTTGTGAGCGtgacgctttaaccactgagtTATTCTctgcttaaaatatttaaaattcaaatagaaGAAGTATTTGCTTGCATAATTGCTGAAGTAAGAAAGGTTTGGAAAAAGTGAAAGGAATTGTTTTTGTAACTGACAACTAAAGTTAAGATTTTATTCTTCTGTGTAAATGCCAGACTGCATGTAGCATGTATAAGGACTGCCATTGAATATAACAGATCTTTGAAGGCTGTGGAGCAATGAAGCATGATCTATTTATTAATGAGAAATGTTAACTTTTCCGAAAGAAAGAGCACAAGTGAGCTGAGAGAATGCCTGAGCATTAAAAACATCTGCTACTTCAGTGGTCTTCAACCTAGGGAcccttttgattcttattttactctatgGATCTCCATAGCCAATTAATGtttaaaaatcccattatattttcgtaaattaaatattattaggaatcgtattaaaaaaaaaaattgctaaaacattttgtgtattgtagaagtataactaatttacTACACACAAatcttaacaacaaaatattatatgggCCCTCAAGGGCTATATAAACCCCAGTTGAGAATGACTGAGCTAATGTGTTCTGTGAATGGATGGTgagtacaaacaaaaatataaagggtTTCCATCAAACAGAGAAATGAAGGAAGATGTGAGAAGAAATGACTAGATTTGATCTATTTCTAAGATCACAAAAGATTGAAACTAGTGGTGAATAGCAACCCCTGGCTGTGTGGAATATTAAACAAATGTTAAAACTCTAAtgttattaaaactgaaaatggtGAGATTTATACTCATGGTCACATATAACTAGTATGAATATTTCTTCACACAATTTCACATTCTTGCACTAAAAACATACACTTCGTCACAATGTTTGTTGCTTCAATAAAAAAGATAGCATATACAGCAGTAAGAAATCTGACCAGTTGCTAACTTTCTCTAAATCTCATATATGACCCAACCAACACTGAAGTATTGTTCACATATTTAAGACAGTGCTGttgttacaaatataaacatcttAGAAAGAACCTAAAAGGCCTAACAAATTGACAAAAACTCACTCACTTAACACAGTATAAACATTAGCTTAAAGATGTGATGCTTCTCCTTCTGCATCTTCAACTATAACTACTACAATGGCTTTGATTCCTCAGAACTAGGAACTTGGTTTCTACTTCTGCTTTAGCTTACACAATGCAGCTACCTCTCTTTCTCCTGTTATCTCTATAGTGTTCCCTGCCAAATTCTGAAACACTTTGTTCAATCATTCCTATTCAGTGCTTCAGCCTTCAGGATTCTTTCCCTTTCTAACTGTTATTAATCTACAGAACTTCAAACTGAATACTAATTTCACCAATCTAGAGTGATTTGTCTaaataatttccaaaaatattaTCTCATTGTAATTAGTctgtagtatatatacaaatctaagaaatcaaaatattgttttgaattttaatcCTTTAATTCCAAAGATGCAAAATTAGCCTTTTCAGATCATCTTAGAGTGTGGAGTCCATACTTTGAACTCTTGAAGTTCAGTGAAGGGTAATATAAGCAGGAAGTGAGTTCCAGAGGATAGCAGAGTTCAGCAAAGAGCTTAGAACAGAGTGTAGAGAGCAAGACACTTCATAGTTAATTGGAGCAGGAGAATGACTGGAACTTgtgggttttgttgttgtttaattccaggtCGGCCTTGATCAAGCATACTTAggatcaaagatattctaatcATGATCATCTAGCCTGTTTGTATATCAGGAAGTACACTGTTCTATTTAACTCTCTTTAAAATAGTAGACAGTcatttaaggaagatttgactgctacacTTCTTGCAGGTTGGGCAATTGTGTAGAAGTTCCGTATGttgaatgtaatatattttcaataatatcagTGGCTGATTAAGgctgaaatattttttgataGTAAGAATGAAATGCAGTCATTTTGTTCTTGTCTATGTCATCACGACTGCAAGGTTTAGTATGGACAGAGAGTATAAAGGTGTGTTCTTTCCAGTAGCTTCTAGCCCAGGTTATTGCTTAGTGTCAGGTCAGCCATGATCACATGTATAGTAGCGACAATTGGCTTCCTAGAACTCTATCAATGTAATCCCTATATAGACTCAATATGCACCTTGACAGAGTTAGGCAATTTGAATATTTTGGTGTCACAATCACTCACAACTTAAGTTTTGACTTACACATtctagcctgggcaaagttcagagaactcttacctctgctggcgacaaagggactctcactcagagtaaaagacagactgtatgacgcatgtgtacgaacagccatgctacatggcagtgaaacatgggctgtgactgctgaagacatgcgtaagctcgcaaggaatgaagccagtatgctccgatggatgagtaatgtcagtgtgcatacccgacagagtgtaagtatcttgagagaaaagctgaacataagaagcatcagttgtggtgtgcaagagagacgattgcgctggtatggacatgtggtgagaatggacgaggatagctgcgtgaaaaagtgccacatcctaacagttgagggaacccgtggaagtgTACAAAAACGGCAGCGAACAACCAAATGTTGAATAAAGGTAGCCAGTAATAACAACCAAACACTGAATAAAGGCAGTATGTAATTATAACAGCTGCAAATCCAAAGACTAAAACTGAGTACGACCTCTCACTCAAAGATATGTCACCGAGAGAGTCAAGCTGAGTGGTGGacacaaaaggaaaacaatcCTATAAGACATCGCATGATGACAATTATATAAAACTAAGTTCAAATGCTTTGCGAATGTCAAAGTCAACAATACATTGTTTTCATCAATGTTTTCAAGGACAATAGAAAATTGAAATGTAGAAATAGAAATCTACTGTGGAGTTGTCTTTCAGAACATCACGATAGAAGATCCTTGTGATCGGTATTTGCTGAAGAACCTCAATAACAATCACTTACGTCCCAGACTTGctcgatcagagctgatctgaGGTTACATAATAACAACAGGCATTTAACTATGTAAACGTAAATAAAGGAATATAACTTGCAACttaatatgtttattaataaatGATTTCATCGTAAAAATGCATCTTGTGAGCTAAACTGTACATCAACTACACTTTATAATATATGGTATTATCCGAGATTGGGAGAATCATTAGAGCGCCGACCACAATATCTAGTGATGgcctttaacattctgagttcaaacctcaccgAAGTTGATTGACCCTGCTTTTCATATTGCCAgaagttgattaaaaaaaaaataaaaggcactgtcatggtattagctgtcagaagtgaaagtagaactgacaaggaacgtcactgctggtttgagttgattctttggctactgactagccggagctatctgtctgtctgtctgtctatctcactatctctctctctatatctatctatctatctatcactcgttcacctctgtgtccgtagaatttatcaaattagaaaacgcaaatttaatataaaaatatatctatctatctatctatctcNNNNNNNNNNNNNNNNNNNNNNNtgtgtgtatgtgtgtgtgtgcatgtgtgtgtgtatgtgtgtgtgtgtgtgtgtgtatgtgtgtgtgtgtgtatttcttaaaagaagtagaataaaaattaaactcTTCCTCATCTTGTTCTCTCAATTAAAACTTTCACATACTCAATTTAACACACCTGATATCATTGTGGAAAAGTGTAGATAACGGCATGGCATCAtataattgcaaattatttaaaatataaaaatataattttcaacagagagaatttatcaaaatagaaaacaaatgaagtttgaagtttaaaaataataggatcgaccactcccgactctgtgtgttttcaaacgcatgtatataggtgtcgaatttgttccaataactttcgagtgatagatagagagatagagaaagagagagagagagacagacagatagctcgctccggccagtcatggtattagctgtcagtagccaaagaatcaactcaaaccagcagtaacgttccttgtcagatttttctactttcacttctgacagctaataccatgacagtgccaaaaaaaaaaaaaaaaatagcactcGATTACTGGATCGGGATATATTCCTATAATGCATCataaatgt
This window encodes:
- the LOC106868154 gene encoding 4-hydroxybenzoate polyprenyltransferase, mitochondrial isoform X1: MLSNKLLAKFLCPHITTCLSTRVPASFVLPTIGNYFQSTQKDYLQESRGFKYSSESQKHIILKKQCGSLSRIPNESNRHFSFSTQKIVTAAPQHIQPYLRLIRLDKPIGTWLLYWPCTWSIAMAATPGHLPDLKMLTLFGVGALIMRGSGCIINDMWDRDFDKKVTRTVTRPIAAGEISRFEALVFLGSQLTLGLAILLQLNWYSVILGTTSMLFVTTYPLAKRFTYWPQIVLGLTFNYGALLGWSAVRGSCDWSVVLPLYLSCITWTLIYDTIYAHQDKSDDMRIGVKSTALKFGDQTKLWLAGSSVFMFGNLALSGYMCDQIWPYYTALAFTMLHVANQIYSVDLNNPADCAKKFLSNAKLGAVMFFGITLSNLLRTVS